A single window of Gossypium hirsutum isolate 1008001.06 chromosome A10, Gossypium_hirsutum_v2.1, whole genome shotgun sequence DNA harbors:
- the LOC107925029 gene encoding TIR-only protein: protein MQQHCASSAVKLCRKILQPHRVASVRPPPPPPPPPPQPPLQPPLCDIFINHCGVDTKRTIAGLLHGHLFRLGLRPFLDSMNMKPGDKLFGKIDLAIRSCKLGVAIFSPNYCDSYFCLHELALLMECKKRVVPIFYDVKPSQLRVVDYGASSAEELERFSWALEEAKYTVGLTFDSLQGDWSGFLNCATDAVIKNLVELEDGEDIEALFVWSR from the exons ATGCAGCAACATTGTGCTTCATCAGCTGTGAAATTATGCCGCAAAATCCTTCAACCCCACCGAGTTGCCTCAGTCCGGCCACCGCCGCCTCCGCCGCCTCCGCCACCTCAGCCGCCACTGCAGCCGCCACTTTGCGATATCTTCATCAACCACTGTGGGGTTGATACGAAGAGAACCATTGCGGGGTTGCTCCACGGCCATTTGTTCAGGTTGGGGTTGAGACCTTTCCTCGATAGCATGAATATGAAACCCGGCGATAAGCTGTTCGGTAAAATAGACCTGGCTATTCGGAGCTGTAAGCTCGGCGTGGCGATCTTTTCGCCGAATTATTGCGATTCGTACTTTTGCTTACATGAGCTTGCGCTTTTGATGGAGTGTAAGAAAAGGGTTGTACCCATATTTTACGACGTGAAACCGTCGCAGCTTCGGGTGGTGGATTACGGGGCCAGCTCGGCCGAGGAATTGGAAAGGTTTAGTTGGGCTCTCGAGGAAGCTAAATATACCGTTGGACTTACGTTCGATAGTTTACAAGG GGACTGGTCGGGTTTCTTGAATTGTGCAACCGATGCTGTTATTAAGAACTTGGTGGAATTGGAAGATG GAGAAGATATTGAAGCATTGTTTGTTTGGAGTAGATGA
- the LOC107924999 gene encoding uncharacterized protein At4g04980: protein MELRKKIIAFRDIIDLPPPSSTLVSTDQLLIGTMKDLHKFYPESIPYFRISEFKKLPLDKALIYFCKALQGLGDTSKMSDEWINKYKYDIHDNDNCKNVDKLVEIAVATLNGLIKIAKEKFDMMDEDDENKEFGPKAKTFGKVLKESYSEYGSSSPSPVTPTSVLPELMNGSPKSSYSSTLLLPLRVQAVGKSNPVDVKRLGSDMLPKVQVHVQNSLNQKKVAAVEKQKKDAKGNSPVRKTSEVPHLNSSNASGDRAKSSLNVLPSSPSGRLHSELLKDKVGAEKSTLPSPSPLSASLFPSPSLSASPLPSPSASQLSSPLSTSLLPSPSPSASQLSSPLSTSLLPSPSPSASPLPSPSASQLPSPSPLSETSSAEVLLPSPQSQRVKMSMDMETDIRLLPPPPKPSAEVLLAPLPSLPTKLSTDKAVDIRAFAPSAPPTAASALAPPLLQQNVVSGGPPLPSPPMLQRNVEAVQATKVATESQLPSPLSMLTNITVAGIPLPRPPSPPPPVSSKPNVVAIGAPLPPPPPVLLQSKVVATGAPLPPPPPPPPGTVSTMPPPQPPMILSQGSGALLPPPPSPPMSNGGAAPPPPPHGAAKSLRPKKANTKLKRSSHIGNLYRVWRGKIEECPMQGKSPSGTKTGVATIIINGKQGISDALAEMNKRSDYFPQIEEDVDKHAKSITELKTAVNAFNTKDMTKLLKFHKHVESILENFTDETQVLTRFEGFPTKKLEALRTASGLYLKLESMVTVLQNWKIEPPLAELLNKVDRYFNKIKGEIVALERTKDELTKKFKSQDIDFDFQILVQIKEAMVDVSSNCMELAMKERREVKLRENEVSKAKAEAQRKVCIKMLWRAFQLAFRVYTFAGLSHDDRADQLTPELADESQIDPQ, encoded by the exons ATGGAGCTTAGGAAAAAAATCATTGCTTTCAGGGACATCATTGATCTGCCACCACCTTCTAGCACTTTAGTTTCAACAGACCAG ttgttgattggaacaaTGAAAGATCTTCATAAGTTCTACCCTGAAAGCATACCCTATTTTCGCATTTCAGAGTTTAAAAAATTGCCCCTTGATAAG GCGCTGATATACTTTTGCAAGGCATTGCAAGGCCTTGGGGACACATCAAAGATGAGCGATGAGTGGATAAACAAATATAAGTACGATATACATGATAATGACAACTGCAAAAATGTCGATAAACTCG TTGAAATTGCTGTGGCTACACTCAATGGATTGATTAAGATAGCAAAGGAGAAATTCGATATGATGGATGAAGATGATGAGAACAAAGAGTTCGGTCCGAAGGCTAAAAcgtttggaaaggttttgaaggAATCGTATTCGGAGTATGGCTCGAGTAGCCCTTCTCCGGTGACACCAACTTCTGTCCTGCCTGAATTGATGAATGGTTCGCCGAAATCCTCTTATTCGTCAACACTTTTGTTGCCTCTTCGGGTTCAAGCGGTTGGGAAATCGAATCCTGTAGATGTGAAGCGGCTCGGGTCAGATATGCTTCCGAAGGTTCAAGTCCATGTTCAGAACTCATTGAACCAAAAGAAGGTTGCTGCTGTTGAGAAACAGAAGAAAGACGCAAAGGGCAATTCCCCAGTGAGAAAAACATCAGAGGTTCCCCATTTGAATTCAAGCAATGCTTCCGGTGATAGAGCAAAGAGCTCACTGAATGTATTGCCATCATCGCCTTCAGGGAGGCTACATTCCGAGTTGTTGAAAGATAAAGTAGGTGCTGAAAAATCAACATTGCCATCACCATCACCACTATCAGCATCCCTATTTCCGTCACCGTCACTGTCAGCATCACCATTACCATCACCATCAGCATCACAATTGTCATCACCACTATCAACATCGCTATTGCCATCACCGTCACCATCAGCATCACAATTGTCATCACCACTATCAACATCCCTATTGCCATCACCGTCACCTTCAGCATCACCATTGCCATCACCCTCAGCGTCACAATTGCCATCACCGTCACCACTATCAGAAACATCATCTGCAGAAGTGTTACTGCCATCCCCGCAATCACAGCGAGTAAAGATGTCAATGGATATGGAGACGGACATAAGATTACTTCCACCACCACCGAAACCGTCGGCTGAAGTTTTATTGGCACCCCTGCCATCCCTGCCAACAAAGCTGTCAACAGATAAGGCAGTAGATATAAGAGCATTTGCACCATCGGCTCCACCGACAGCAGCATCAGCACTAGCACCACCATTGTTGCAACAAAATGTAGTATCGGGAGGACCGCCATTGCCTTCGCCCCCAATGTTGCAACGAAATGTAGAAGCGGTACAAGCAACAAAAGTAGCAACAGAGTCACAGTTGCCTTCACCACTTTCAATGCTAACAAATATAACAGTGGCTGGAATACCATTACCACGTCCGCCCTCACCTCCACCTCCGGTCTCATCGAAGCCAAATGTAGTGGCTATAGGAGCACCCCTTCCACCACCACCTCCAGTCCTATTGCAGTCAAAAGTAGTGGCAACCGGAGCACCACTTCCACCaccacctcctcctcctcctGGAACAGTATCAACAATGCCACCACCCCAACCACCGATGATCCTTTCACAGGGATCGGGAGCATTGCTGCCGCCACCGCCATCACCCCCCATGTCAAACGGAGGAGCTGCTCCACCACCTCCTCCACATGGTGCGGCAAAATCCTTGCGCCCCAAGAAAGCAAATACTAAATTGAAGAGATCAAGCCATATAGGTAACCTATATCGGGTTTGGAGGGGCAAAATCGAAGAATGTCCCATGCAAGGCAAGTCACCTAGTGGTACAAAAACTGGGGTtgcaaccatcatcatcaatggcAAACAAGGCATATCTGATGCATTAGCAGAGATGAACAAGAG ATCGGATTATTTCCCACAAATCGAAGAAGACGTCGACAAGCATGCTAAATCAATCACAGAACTCAAAACTGCTGTCAACGCATTCAATACAAAGGACATGACAAAGCTGCTCAAGTTCCACAAACATGTAGAATCCATTCTTGAGAACTTTACAGATGAAACTCAG GTTCTAACAAGGTTTGAAGGGTTCCCAACAAAAAAGTTGGAAGCATTAAGGACAGCTTCAGGACTTTATTTGAAATTAGAATCAATGGTCACTGTGCTACAAAACTGGAAGATTGAGCCTCCTTTGGCTGAGCTTCTTAACAAGGTTGATCGTTACTTCAACAAG ATCAAAGGTGAAATAGTCGCCCTGGAAAGAACCAAAGATGAATTAACCAAGAAATTCAAGAGCCAAGACATCGATTTCGACTTCCAAATCCTCGTACAAATTAAAGAAGCAATGGTTGATGTTTCTTCCAATTGCATGGAACTAGCAATGAAG GAAAGAAGAGAAGTGAAGCTAAGAGAAAACGAAGTATCCAAAGCCAAAGCTGAAGCTCAAAGGAAAGTGTGCATTAAAATGCTGTGGAGAGCTTTCCAATTGGCTTTCAGGGTTTATACATTCGCCGGCCTAAGCCATGATGATCGTGCCGATCAACTGACCCCAGAATTGGCTGACGAAAGCCAGATCGATCCTcaataa
- the LOC107924979 gene encoding serine carboxypeptidase-like 31, translating to MDFGLKVVVFIMLAFVSTISSVLPVTGGSHWRWYNKKGLSSLGNNDDHLVTNLPGQPPVDFRHYAGYVTVNEKNGRALFYWFYEAMSQPDEKPLVLWLNGGPGCSSVGYGATQEIGPFIVDTDGRGIKFNNFSWNKEANMLFLESPIGVGFSYSNISTDYRNIGDEFTANDAYTFLHKWFVMFPSYRTRSFYIAGESYAGKYVPELADLIYDNNKDPSLYIELKGILLGNPETNDAEDWRGMVDYAWSHAIVSDETYKIIIESCDFKSNDTWSSEICSQGVDEVLKQYHEIDIYSLYTPLCIRDTAASDDLSMLQVMMKRTSNMIPRIMGGFDPCLDDYAKAFYNRLDVQKALHVSDGHHFKNWSICNMTIYKNWTDSKPSVLPVYKKLIAAGVRIWVYSGDTDGRVPVLSTRYSISALGLPITKTWRPWYHEKQVSGWFQEYKGLTFATFRGAGHAVPCFKPSSSLAFFSSFLLGETPPSSR from the exons ATGGATTTTGGGCTAAAAGTGGTTGTTTTCATTATGCTGGCTTTTGTTTCAACCATATCATCAGTACTTCCTGTCACTGGTGGTAGCCATTGGCGGTGGTATAACAAGAAGGGATTGAGTTCCCTAGGAAATAATGATGATCATCTCGTTACCAACTTGCCTGGCCAACCGCCTGTTGATTTCCGACATTATGCTGGCTATGTCACTGTGAATGAAAAAAATGGAAGAGCACTTTTTTATTGGTTCTATGAAGCTATGTCTCAGCCTGATGAAAAACCATTGGTGCTGTGGCTTAATGGAG GTCCTGGGTGCTCTTCTGTGGGATATGGTGCGACTCAAGAGATTGGTCCTTTCATAGTGGACACTGATGGCCGTGgaattaaatttaataacttcTCATGGAATAAAG AAGCCAATATGTTATTCTTAGAATCTCCAATTGGTGTTGGATTTTCATACTCAAATATTTCTACTGATTACAGAAATATAGGAGATGAGTTCACCG CAAACGATGCTTACACTTTCCTGCATAAGTGGTTCGTGATGTTTCCGTCGTATAGAACACGATCCTTTTACATAGCTGGAGAAAGCTATGCGG GCAAATATGTGCCAGAGCTGGCTGATCTCATTTATGACAACAACAAGGATCCTTCACTTTATATTGagcttaagggtattttg TTAGGTAATCCAGAAACAAATGATGCTGAAGACTGGAGAGGCATGGTGGATTATGCTTGGAGTCATGCTATAGTATCTGATGAAACTTACAAAATCATCATTGAGAGCTGTGATTTTAAGAGCAATGATACATGGAGCAGTGAAATTTGTAGTCAAGGTGTGGATGAAGTACTCAAACAATATCACGAGATCGATATTTACAGCTTATACACTCCGCTATGTATCAGAGACACCGCAGCTTCCGATGACCTATCGATGCTGCAAGTCATGATGAAACGAACATCCAATATG ATACCAAGGATTATGGGTGGCTTTGATCCTTGCCTTGATGATTATGCAAAAGCTTTCTACAATAGACTCGATGTTCAAAAAGCTCTTCATGTTAGTGATGGTCACCACTTCAAGAACTGGAGCATCTGCAA CATGACTATATATAAGAATTGGACAGATTCAAAACCATCAGTGCTTCCCGTATACAAAAAACTTATTGCTGCTGGAGTTAGAATTTGGGTCTATAG TGGAGACACAGATGGAAGAGTTCCTGTTTTGTCCACCAGATACAGCATAAGTGCATTGGGGTTGCCCATAACTAAGACATGGAGACCATGGTACCATGAAAAACAG GTGAGTGGGTGGTTCCAAGAATACAAAGGACTAACATTTGCAACATTCAGAGGAGCTGGGCATGCAGTGCCTTGCTTCAAACCAAGCAGTTCACTGGCTTTTTTCTCATCTTTTCTCCTTGGGGAAACCCCACCTTCCTCTAGATAA